The Mytilus edulis chromosome 12, xbMytEdul2.2, whole genome shotgun sequence genome contains a region encoding:
- the LOC139498402 gene encoding SH2/SH3 adapter protein dreadlocks-like, translating into MAAQSSVNVAQSAFVCQLCDHNKVEWKCEECGIFLCSRCKEKIHPRLKSSEKHRIVFIQDIWKNKEPWNYGKMTRVEADTLLKKYKHMGDGAFLVRESRTLTGNYILSILIKDETVHLRIHTKEESGQLKYDFNGNLFDSLDNYIEFLKHGTHIFVFGVSDKAISLTKHLPKS; encoded by the exons ATGGCAGCACAATCTAGTGTGAATGTAGCTCAATCTGCTTTCGTATGTCAATTATGTGACCATAACAAAGTTGAGTGGAAATGCGAGGAGTGTGGTATTTTCTTATGCAGTAGGTGTAAAGAGAAAATTCACCCAAGACTAAAATCATCAGAGAAGCATAGGATCGTGTTTATCCAAGATATCTGGAAG AATAAAGAGCCATGGAACTATGGAAAGATGACGCGCGTGGAAGCAGACACTTTACTAAAGAAATACAAACATATGGGGGATGGTGCTTTTCTCGTAAGAGAAAGTAGAACATTAACAGGCAACTATATCTTAAGTATCTT GATAAAAGATGAAACAGTACATTTGAGAATACATACAAAAGAGGAGTCCGGACAATTGAAGTATGACTTTAATGGAAACTTGTTCGATAGTCTTGATAACTATATCGAATTTCTTAAGCATGGTACGCATATATTTGTCTTTGGTGTTTCAGATAAAGCAATTTCACTAACTAAACATCTTCCAAAATCGTGA